In the Kribbella sp. NBC_00482 genome, one interval contains:
- a CDS encoding Ig-like domain-containing protein: protein MTETLPGESQGWSRRGFVGTTAAAIGVASLGITPTASAKTVKTAAGANVNDDRLPAFPGAEGAGKWAKGGRGGSVYEVTTLADSGPGSLREGVSGSDRTIVFRVSGTIKLESQLLISGNNLTIAGQTAPGGGICLSGHGTGIKGSAHDIVIRYLRFRLGDLYEIADDSFNTNVPGSVSPEIRNLIIDHCSFSWAVDECLSPYGNYDVTVQWCIVSEGLALSAHPKNRHGYGGIWGGERNTYHHNLVAHQGGRQPRFGYTEGINLEVDHYNNVIFDHGYTSIYGGEWANGINIMNNFYKPGPTTLDEVAPVVVSANRGGQWYVAGNQVDGHPDVTAHNRRGIRYPIGGIVELAEPQPIPGRGDLQSASKAYEAVLAGAGAILPKRDAADARVVEEVRNGTGRLINSQKQVGGYPELVQTEAPVDSDHDGIPDWWEKANGLDPNDPSDAQKIAPNGYTYLENYLNSLVPDPVGNPAVRITSPAQNTPVAGRTAPTVTIKADASAAKGGQLAKVEFFSGDQVIGTATQAPYQVQWKNVADGSYWITARATDKNGAATQSTAVQVHVNRQTGTTGWTSASIGKPPVPGSGSLDGGVLTIKGSGRIYGRTSNFHYVYRKLQVGGAGAVSQITARLDQISKIANGLTAGLMIRDSLDPTAPYMYGGIGFGVAGGYGTVNDNASAAPTATDDGGMKAQAIRIQTDGSVPSVGPWPWDDSYLDPTKVYWLRLLRRERPQAREVEFEAFISTDQVKWDRFGYEKIMMPSRTFYIGFAIDGGRVDNALVDYGTAQFSNITLEQQ, encoded by the coding sequence ATGACCGAAACTCTTCCCGGCGAATCCCAAGGCTGGTCCAGGCGTGGATTCGTCGGAACCACTGCGGCCGCCATCGGTGTCGCGTCGCTGGGGATCACGCCGACGGCGAGCGCCAAGACCGTCAAGACGGCCGCCGGCGCGAACGTGAACGACGACCGGCTGCCGGCCTTCCCCGGTGCCGAGGGCGCCGGCAAGTGGGCCAAGGGCGGCCGCGGCGGCTCGGTGTACGAGGTGACCACGCTGGCCGATTCCGGACCCGGCTCGCTGCGCGAAGGCGTCTCCGGCTCCGACCGCACCATCGTGTTCCGGGTCTCCGGCACCATCAAGCTGGAGAGCCAGCTGCTGATCTCCGGTAACAACCTGACCATCGCCGGACAGACCGCGCCTGGTGGCGGCATCTGCCTGTCGGGTCACGGCACCGGGATCAAGGGCAGCGCCCACGACATCGTGATCCGCTACCTGCGGTTCCGGCTCGGCGACCTGTACGAGATCGCGGACGACTCGTTCAACACCAACGTGCCCGGCTCCGTCAGCCCGGAGATCCGCAACCTGATCATCGACCACTGCTCGTTCAGCTGGGCGGTCGACGAGTGCCTGTCGCCGTACGGGAACTACGACGTCACCGTCCAGTGGTGCATCGTCTCCGAGGGCCTGGCGCTGTCGGCGCACCCGAAGAACCGGCACGGGTACGGCGGGATCTGGGGTGGCGAGCGGAACACGTACCACCACAACCTGGTCGCCCATCAGGGCGGACGGCAGCCGCGCTTCGGCTACACCGAGGGCATCAACCTCGAGGTCGACCACTACAACAACGTGATCTTCGACCACGGGTACACGTCGATCTACGGCGGTGAGTGGGCCAACGGCATCAACATCATGAACAACTTCTACAAGCCGGGCCCGACCACGCTCGACGAGGTCGCACCGGTCGTGGTGAGCGCGAACCGCGGCGGCCAGTGGTACGTCGCCGGCAACCAGGTCGACGGCCACCCGGACGTCACCGCGCACAACCGCCGCGGCATCCGCTACCCGATCGGCGGGATCGTCGAGCTGGCCGAGCCGCAGCCGATCCCGGGCCGCGGCGACCTGCAGTCGGCGAGCAAGGCGTACGAGGCGGTGCTGGCCGGAGCCGGCGCGATCCTGCCGAAGCGCGACGCCGCCGACGCCCGCGTCGTCGAGGAGGTCCGCAACGGCACCGGCCGGCTGATCAACTCGCAGAAGCAGGTCGGCGGCTACCCGGAGCTCGTCCAGACCGAGGCGCCGGTGGACTCCGACCACGACGGCATCCCGGACTGGTGGGAGAAGGCCAACGGCCTCGACCCGAACGACCCGTCGGACGCGCAGAAGATCGCCCCGAACGGCTACACCTACCTGGAGAACTACCTGAACTCGCTGGTCCCGGACCCGGTCGGCAACCCAGCCGTGCGGATCACCAGCCCGGCGCAGAACACGCCGGTCGCCGGTCGCACCGCGCCGACCGTGACGATCAAGGCCGACGCGTCCGCCGCGAAGGGCGGGCAGCTCGCCAAGGTCGAGTTCTTCAGCGGTGACCAGGTGATCGGCACCGCGACGCAGGCGCCGTACCAGGTCCAGTGGAAGAACGTTGCCGACGGCTCCTACTGGATCACCGCGCGGGCCACCGACAAGAACGGCGCTGCGACCCAGTCGACCGCCGTCCAGGTCCACGTCAACCGGCAGACCGGTACGACGGGTTGGACCTCGGCGTCGATCGGGAAGCCGCCGGTGCCGGGTTCCGGCAGCCTCGACGGCGGAGTGCTGACGATCAAGGGGTCCGGCCGGATCTACGGGCGGACGAGCAACTTCCACTACGTGTACCGCAAGCTCCAGGTCGGCGGCGCGGGTGCGGTCTCGCAGATCACCGCGCGGCTGGACCAGATCAGCAAGATCGCCAACGGACTCACCGCGGGCCTGATGATCCGCGACTCGCTGGACCCGACCGCGCCGTACATGTACGGCGGTATCGGCTTCGGCGTCGCGGGCGGGTACGGCACGGTCAACGACAACGCGAGCGCCGCGCCGACCGCCACCGACGACGGCGGCATGAAGGCGCAGGCGATCCGGATCCAGACCGACGGGTCGGTGCCGAGTGTCGGCCCGTGGCCGTGGGACGACAGCTACCTGGACCCCACGAAGGTGTACTGGCTGCGGCTGCTCCGACGCGAGCGTCCGCAGGCCCGGGAGGTCGAGTTCGAGGCCTTCATCTCCACGGATCAGGTCAAGTGGGACCGCTTCGGCTACGAAAAGATCATGATGCCGAGCCGGACCTTCTACATCGGTTTCGCGATCGACGGCGGCCGGGTCGACAACGCCCTGGTCGACTACGGGACCGCGCAGTTCAGCAACATCACGCTCGAGCAGCAGTGA
- a CDS encoding glycoside hydrolase family 127 protein, translating to MPLRSLPLGSTSLTGGFWPERQRINRERTIPAAAQRLEEVGTLRNFRRAADEQNGGFAGKLFADTDVYKWLEAVAWEQAREPSDDLAGRQSAASALVAAAQDPDGYLNTYTRLALDGQRYGDLEKGHELYCAGHLLQAAVAQVRATGDRTLLDVACRFADHLCKTFGPGRLEGVDGHPLIEMALVELYRETGTAAYLELASYFVEARGRGLLTPPGHHGPAYFQDHLPVREVRTIAGHAVRALYLASGATDVAVETGDDELLDALQATWSTMVESQTYLTGGVGARWYGEAFGDPFELPPDAAYCETCAAIASVQWSWRLLLATGESKYADLIERTLYNAVISGVALEGDRFFYVNTLKVRNNAFADDQRSAVGGRQPWFGTACCPPNVMRTLSSLDQLVATSDDDGVQVQLYAPASVTVGPIGFDVETEYPWHGTVRVRITSTPDTPWTLGLRIPAWAETHRLTVNGFEGPLRRVWEVGDEVVLELPVAARRTTPDERIDSVRGCIAIERGPLVYCFEQQDADVVLDSAAVAAGELIEREQPDLLGGVTTIDVPTRDGALTAIPYYAWANREVGPMTVWIQEDT from the coding sequence ATGCCTTTGCGTTCACTCCCCCTCGGCTCCACCTCGCTCACCGGCGGGTTCTGGCCGGAGCGGCAGCGGATCAACCGGGAGAGGACCATCCCGGCCGCGGCTCAGCGCCTCGAAGAAGTCGGCACGCTCCGCAACTTCCGCCGGGCCGCGGACGAGCAGAACGGCGGCTTCGCCGGGAAGTTGTTCGCCGACACCGATGTCTACAAGTGGCTCGAAGCCGTCGCCTGGGAGCAGGCCCGTGAGCCGTCAGACGACCTCGCCGGCCGGCAGTCCGCTGCGAGCGCGCTGGTCGCCGCAGCGCAGGACCCCGACGGGTACCTGAACACCTACACGCGGCTCGCACTCGACGGGCAGCGGTACGGCGACCTGGAGAAGGGCCACGAGCTGTACTGCGCGGGCCACCTGTTGCAGGCGGCCGTGGCGCAGGTGCGGGCGACCGGGGACCGCACCTTGCTCGACGTGGCGTGCCGCTTCGCCGATCACCTGTGCAAGACGTTCGGTCCGGGACGGCTGGAAGGCGTCGACGGGCATCCGCTGATCGAGATGGCGCTCGTCGAGCTCTACCGCGAGACCGGTACGGCGGCGTACCTCGAGCTGGCGTCGTACTTCGTCGAGGCGCGCGGGCGCGGGCTGCTCACTCCCCCGGGTCACCACGGTCCGGCGTACTTCCAGGACCACCTGCCGGTGCGCGAGGTCCGCACGATCGCCGGGCACGCGGTCCGGGCGCTCTATCTCGCGTCCGGTGCGACCGATGTCGCGGTGGAGACCGGTGACGACGAACTGCTCGACGCGTTGCAGGCGACGTGGTCGACGATGGTCGAGAGCCAGACGTACCTGACCGGTGGCGTCGGTGCGAGATGGTACGGCGAGGCGTTCGGCGACCCATTCGAGTTACCGCCGGATGCGGCGTACTGCGAGACCTGTGCCGCAATCGCGAGCGTGCAGTGGAGCTGGCGACTGCTGCTCGCGACGGGTGAGAGCAAGTACGCCGATCTGATCGAGCGGACGCTCTACAACGCGGTGATCTCCGGGGTGGCGCTCGAAGGTGACCGGTTCTTCTACGTGAACACGCTGAAGGTGCGGAACAACGCCTTCGCCGATGATCAGCGGTCCGCGGTGGGTGGACGGCAGCCCTGGTTCGGTACGGCGTGCTGCCCTCCGAACGTGATGCGCACGCTGTCGTCGCTGGATCAGTTGGTCGCTACCTCGGACGACGACGGGGTGCAGGTGCAGCTGTATGCGCCGGCGTCGGTCACCGTCGGTCCGATCGGCTTCGATGTTGAGACCGAGTACCCGTGGCACGGGACTGTCCGGGTGCGGATCACCTCGACGCCGGACACGCCGTGGACTCTCGGTCTGCGGATCCCGGCGTGGGCGGAGACTCATCGGCTGACGGTCAACGGGTTCGAGGGACCGCTCCGGCGGGTGTGGGAGGTCGGTGACGAGGTCGTACTGGAGTTGCCGGTCGCGGCCCGCCGTACGACGCCTGACGAGCGGATCGACTCGGTGCGTGGCTGCATCGCGATCGAGCGCGGCCCGTTGGTGTACTGCTTCGAGCAGCAGGACGCAGACGTCGTACTCGATTCGGCGGCTGTAGCGGCGGGCGAGCTGATCGAGCGCGAGCAGCCGGACCTGCTCGGCGGCGTCACGACGATCGACGTACCGACGCGCGACGGCGCCTTGACCGCGATCCCCTACTACGCCTGGGCGAACCGCGAAGTCGGGCCGATGACCGTGTGGATCCAGGAGGACACGTGA
- a CDS encoding glycoside hydrolase family 2 TIM barrel-domain containing protein: MNYWEDPGPGYGALPPRAAVRSDAPRISLNGQWRFRLSPSVGETGFEDMDFDDSDWDMLPVPSSWPMHGHGHPAYTNQKYPFPVDPPYVPDENPTGDHRLAFELPESWSGSTVLRFDGVDSCARVWLNGVELGVTRGSRLPAEFAVGGVLRPGRNVLAVRVHQWSSGSYLEDQDMWWLPGIFRDVTLIARPVDADVFVHADYLDGSGVLRVESAPGAVVRIPELDVVVPCGETVTIPGVEPWSAEVPRLYDAVVELPGERVALRIGFRTVEIVDGVLRVNGRRILFHGVNRHEHDPVFGRAVPLERLREELLVMKRHNINAIRTSHYPPDTRLLELCDELGFWVMDECDYESHGFMLLDWQGNPADDPRFLDASLDRMRRTVERDKNHPCVVMWSLGNEAGVGSNLTAMAAWTRDRDPSRPLHYEGDLTCADVDVYSRMYASHAEVEAIGKRAEKPLEDPVLDARRRSMPFVLCEYSHAGGNGPGGLPEYETLFDTYERCQGGFLWEWMEHGILRADGSYGYGGDFGEELHDGTYVLDGLVFPDLTPQPVLEEVQKVYEPVRLSVAGDVLTITNRYDVLDISHLSLHWDVADEGEVVARGPLDLPVIPAGQSATVKLPELPALQNRERWLTIRAVLAQDTPWAPAGHELTFTQTQLAPPNLTTVPTAPALHLGGQPLKRHVVVGPGQFDGRTGRLVSVHGWAIEHVPLELWRAPTQHDARTWDATTLDRKTRWANAGLDRLRYRTVSVEASGDELVVATMVGAAATDARVLTTYTWRTEGGRLTAEVEVEPLGEWMVPWARLGVTFGVPAGFHGLTWFGLGPGQAYPDSRSAARIGRYTSTIDDFQVPYLYPQENGARGEVRWAELSGSAGKLRLTGDPHFALTVRRWTTADLAAAEHPADLRPSDRVWITLDALQHGLGSPTSGAPILPPHDLQPQKHTFRFGLGVPK; encoded by the coding sequence GTGAACTACTGGGAGGATCCGGGTCCTGGGTACGGCGCCCTGCCGCCGCGGGCGGCCGTTCGGTCGGATGCGCCTCGAATCAGTCTGAACGGGCAGTGGCGGTTCCGGCTGTCGCCATCAGTGGGCGAGACCGGGTTCGAGGACATGGACTTCGACGACTCGGACTGGGACATGTTGCCGGTGCCTTCGTCGTGGCCCATGCACGGTCACGGGCACCCGGCGTACACGAACCAGAAGTATCCGTTTCCGGTCGACCCGCCGTACGTGCCGGACGAGAACCCGACCGGCGACCATCGGCTGGCCTTCGAGCTGCCGGAGTCGTGGAGTGGCTCGACGGTACTGCGGTTCGACGGAGTGGACTCGTGCGCGCGGGTCTGGCTGAACGGGGTCGAGCTCGGGGTGACGCGCGGTTCGCGCCTGCCGGCCGAGTTCGCGGTCGGCGGCGTGCTGCGGCCGGGACGGAACGTGCTCGCGGTGCGGGTGCACCAGTGGTCGTCCGGTTCGTACCTCGAGGACCAGGACATGTGGTGGCTGCCGGGGATCTTCCGGGACGTCACGCTGATCGCCCGGCCGGTGGACGCCGATGTCTTCGTACACGCCGACTACCTGGATGGCTCCGGTGTGCTCCGCGTCGAGTCGGCGCCGGGTGCGGTGGTGCGGATCCCGGAGCTGGACGTGGTGGTGCCGTGCGGGGAGACGGTGACGATTCCAGGCGTCGAGCCGTGGTCGGCCGAGGTGCCGCGGTTGTACGACGCGGTAGTCGAGCTGCCGGGTGAACGGGTCGCGCTGCGGATCGGGTTCCGGACGGTGGAGATCGTCGACGGCGTACTGCGCGTGAACGGGCGGCGGATCCTGTTCCACGGGGTGAACCGGCACGAGCACGATCCCGTGTTCGGTCGCGCCGTACCTCTTGAGCGGCTGCGTGAAGAGCTGCTGGTGATGAAGCGGCACAACATCAACGCGATCCGGACCAGCCACTACCCGCCGGACACCCGGCTGCTGGAGTTGTGCGACGAGCTCGGGTTCTGGGTGATGGACGAGTGCGACTACGAGTCGCACGGGTTCATGCTGCTCGACTGGCAAGGGAACCCGGCCGACGACCCGCGGTTCCTGGACGCGTCGCTGGACCGGATGCGGCGGACGGTCGAGCGGGACAAGAACCACCCGTGCGTGGTGATGTGGTCGCTGGGCAACGAGGCCGGCGTCGGGTCGAACCTGACCGCGATGGCGGCGTGGACGCGGGACCGGGATCCGTCACGGCCGTTGCACTACGAGGGCGATCTGACATGTGCGGATGTGGATGTGTACAGCCGGATGTACGCGTCGCACGCCGAGGTCGAGGCGATCGGGAAGCGCGCGGAGAAGCCGCTCGAGGATCCCGTGCTGGATGCGCGGCGGCGTTCGATGCCGTTCGTGCTGTGTGAGTATTCGCATGCCGGGGGCAACGGTCCTGGTGGGTTGCCGGAGTACGAGACGTTGTTCGACACCTACGAACGCTGCCAGGGCGGGTTCCTCTGGGAGTGGATGGAACACGGCATCCTGCGAGCGGACGGCTCCTACGGGTACGGCGGTGACTTTGGCGAGGAACTGCACGACGGTACGTACGTCCTCGACGGCCTGGTCTTCCCCGACCTGACGCCGCAGCCGGTGCTCGAGGAGGTCCAGAAGGTCTACGAGCCGGTGCGCCTGTCCGTCGCCGGCGACGTCCTCACGATCACCAACAGGTACGACGTGCTGGACATCTCCCACCTGTCCCTCCACTGGGACGTCGCCGACGAGGGCGAGGTAGTTGCCCGCGGCCCCCTCGACCTCCCGGTGATCCCGGCAGGTCAGTCCGCGACCGTGAAACTTCCCGAGCTCCCGGCACTCCAGAACCGCGAACGCTGGCTGACGATCCGCGCCGTACTCGCCCAGGACACCCCCTGGGCCCCGGCCGGCCACGAGCTCACCTTCACCCAAACCCAACTCGCGCCGCCCAACCTCACCACTGTCCCCACCGCGCCCGCGCTCCACCTCGGGGGTCAGCCCCTCAAACGGCACGTGGTCGTAGGCCCGGGGCAGTTTGATGGGCGGACCGGGCGGTTGGTATCGGTTCATGGGTGGGCGATCGAGCACGTTCCGCTGGAACTGTGGCGGGCGCCTACGCAGCATGATGCTCGGACGTGGGATGCCACCACGCTGGATCGGAAGACCCGGTGGGCGAACGCCGGGCTGGATCGGTTGCGGTACCGGACCGTGTCCGTCGAGGCCTCAGGTGATGAGCTGGTTGTGGCGACGATGGTGGGGGCCGCGGCGACGGACGCTCGGGTGCTGACGACGTACACCTGGAGGACCGAGGGCGGGCGGCTGACGGCGGAGGTCGAGGTGGAGCCGTTGGGTGAGTGGATGGTCCCGTGGGCTCGCCTCGGCGTGACTTTCGGCGTCCCGGCGGGCTTTCACGGCCTGACGTGGTTCGGGTTGGGGCCAGGGCAGGCATACCCGGACTCCCGCTCGGCAGCGCGGATCGGCCGCTACACAAGCACGATCGACGACTTCCAGGTGCCGTACCTGTACCCGCAGGAGAACGGCGCCCGCGGTGAGGTCCGCTGGGCCGAGCTCTCCGGGTCGGCCGGCAAGCTCCGGCTGACCGGCGATCCACACTTCGCCCTGACGGTACGGCGCTGGACGACAGCCGACCTGGCCGCCGCCGAACACCCAGCGGACCTGCGCCCGAGCGACCGGGTCTGGATCACGCTGGATGCCCTGCAGCACGGCCTCGGCAGTCCGACGAGCGGCGCGCCGATCCTGCCGCCGCACGACCTGCAACCGCAGAAACACACCTTCAGGTTCGGCTTGGGAGTCCCCAAATAG
- a CDS encoding glyoxalase superfamily protein, translated as MPKLETYKKQAKLLVRWHRGENFSIGGRIRQLERYRTLSDREALALKFPLTEAQEIIALEAGFANWAELKASTEAAPPTSEQPEAQDTAVLSAKPVLYVADVDASATFYRDQLGFRIDFLHGNPPFYGSVSRDGATLHLKHVDKPVFAVGAAQREELIMAFVEAPNVRELYTEYQAADAEIVQKLTKQAWGGTDFIVRDPDGNAIAFVG; from the coding sequence ATGCCCAAGCTCGAAACCTACAAGAAGCAGGCGAAACTGCTCGTCCGCTGGCACCGCGGAGAAAATTTCTCGATCGGCGGTCGCATCCGACAGCTCGAGCGCTATCGCACGTTGTCCGACCGCGAAGCACTCGCGCTGAAGTTTCCGCTCACCGAAGCCCAAGAGATCATCGCCCTCGAAGCGGGCTTCGCCAACTGGGCCGAACTCAAGGCGAGCACGGAAGCGGCCCCGCCCACCAGCGAGCAGCCGGAGGCTCAGGACACGGCAGTCCTGAGCGCCAAACCGGTGCTGTACGTCGCCGACGTCGATGCCTCGGCGACGTTCTATCGGGACCAGCTCGGCTTCCGGATCGACTTCTTGCACGGCAACCCGCCGTTCTACGGATCGGTGTCGCGCGACGGCGCGACCTTGCACCTGAAGCACGTCGACAAGCCGGTGTTCGCGGTCGGTGCCGCCCAACGCGAGGAACTCATCATGGCGTTCGTCGAAGCGCCGAACGTCCGCGAGCTTTACACGGAGTACCAGGCCGCGGACGCCGAGATCGTGCAGAAGCTGACCAAACAAGCGTGGGGCGGCACCGACTTCATCGTGCGCGACCCGGACGGCAACGCGATCGCGTTCGTCGGCTAG
- a CDS encoding DUF6351 family protein, with translation MIRSRPVRLIVALLASALVLPAVPALASREVKLEILSSRPDKVTGGDALVHVAVPDADEPVRVTLNGQDVSSAFTEDGTGLTGLVGNLRLGSNLLRAETEGRRTTLEVQNYPRQGPVFSGPHEQPFLCETAKFTIPVIGGTLGAPLDADCTVKPRVDYFYRTTAGQFVKWPAGATSYPADLAKTDSGDPFIVRMETGSANRAVVQTSMLHDPLRSAAPTPTRRSHSWNGRAIFTLGGGCAGGWYRSGTTTGGVTDAFLLGRGYALMSSSLNVFGQNCNDLTAAESAMMTKELFVEHYGRPDFTVGFGCSGGSYQAHQITDNYPGIFDGIIVGCSFPEVGFGTVSFISDSWLLDSYFTRSTVPWTQEQKRQVAGFQTYATLPSMAVSAGRIDPRLNCSHLPAEQRYDPATNPRGARCDVFDHTINAYGTDPSTGFSRRPLDNVGVQYGLKVLKSGVITPAQFLDLNERVGGFDADANLVPSRTVADPQATRTAYRTGRLTNGGGGLKDVPIIDYRAYYDTQSYGDIHVRYHTFSMRARLQKANGTAANQVSLLEDATYGLFSTASPLVQHAVDSMDSWLTVLTADTTSRPRIDKVVAARPSGLVEGCRAPEGFVAQPLNRDPASRCEKLFPSASFPREVAGAGVAADVIKCKLREPVRSEYPGFTDAQWSQLRTIFPGGVCDWSKPGIGQQPLAGTWISFPS, from the coding sequence TGATTCGTTCCCGACCGGTTCGCCTGATCGTCGCTCTGCTCGCGAGCGCCCTTGTGCTGCCCGCGGTTCCGGCCCTGGCGTCGCGGGAGGTGAAGCTGGAGATCCTGTCCAGCCGCCCGGACAAGGTGACCGGCGGCGATGCGCTCGTGCACGTCGCCGTACCGGATGCCGACGAGCCTGTCCGGGTGACGCTGAACGGCCAGGACGTGTCGTCGGCGTTCACCGAGGACGGCACCGGTCTGACCGGACTGGTCGGGAACCTGCGACTCGGCTCGAACCTCCTCCGTGCCGAGACGGAAGGACGGCGTACGACGCTGGAGGTGCAGAACTATCCGCGGCAGGGGCCGGTGTTCTCGGGGCCGCACGAGCAGCCGTTCTTGTGTGAGACGGCCAAGTTCACGATCCCGGTGATCGGTGGGACGCTCGGCGCTCCGCTGGACGCGGACTGCACGGTCAAGCCGCGGGTCGACTACTTCTACCGGACCACCGCGGGCCAGTTCGTGAAGTGGCCGGCCGGCGCCACGTCGTACCCGGCGGATCTCGCGAAGACGGACTCTGGTGATCCGTTCATCGTGCGGATGGAGACGGGGAGTGCGAACCGGGCGGTCGTCCAGACGAGCATGCTGCACGACCCGTTGCGTTCGGCCGCGCCGACTCCGACGCGGCGTTCGCACAGCTGGAACGGCCGGGCGATCTTCACGCTCGGAGGTGGGTGCGCGGGCGGCTGGTACCGGTCGGGTACGACGACCGGCGGGGTGACGGACGCGTTCCTGCTCGGTCGCGGGTACGCGCTGATGTCGTCGTCGCTGAACGTGTTCGGCCAGAACTGCAACGACCTGACCGCGGCCGAGTCCGCGATGATGACGAAGGAACTGTTCGTCGAGCACTACGGGCGGCCGGACTTCACGGTCGGCTTCGGGTGCTCCGGCGGCTCGTACCAGGCGCATCAGATCACCGACAACTACCCGGGGATCTTCGACGGCATCATCGTCGGCTGCTCGTTCCCGGAGGTCGGGTTCGGCACGGTCTCGTTCATCAGCGACTCGTGGCTGCTCGACTCGTACTTCACCAGGTCGACGGTGCCGTGGACGCAGGAGCAGAAGCGTCAGGTCGCAGGTTTCCAGACGTACGCGACGCTGCCGAGTATGGCGGTGAGCGCCGGCCGGATCGACCCGCGGCTCAACTGTTCCCACCTGCCGGCGGAGCAGCGCTACGACCCCGCGACGAACCCACGGGGCGCGCGCTGCGACGTCTTCGATCACACGATCAACGCGTACGGCACGGACCCGTCGACCGGGTTCTCCCGGCGGCCGCTCGACAACGTCGGCGTGCAGTACGGGCTGAAGGTGCTGAAGTCCGGGGTGATCACGCCGGCCCAGTTCCTCGACCTCAACGAGCGGGTCGGCGGGTTCGACGCGGACGCCAACCTGGTGCCGTCCCGGACCGTGGCGGATCCGCAGGCCACGCGGACGGCGTACCGGACCGGGCGGCTGACGAACGGCGGGGGAGGGCTGAAGGACGTGCCGATCATCGACTACCGGGCGTACTACGACACCCAGTCGTACGGCGACATCCACGTCCGGTACCACACGTTCTCGATGCGCGCCCGGCTGCAGAAGGCGAACGGTACGGCGGCCAACCAGGTGAGCCTGCTCGAGGACGCGACGTACGGACTGTTCAGCACCGCGAGCCCACTGGTGCAGCACGCAGTTGACTCGATGGACAGTTGGCTGACTGTGTTGACCGCGGACACCACGTCGCGGCCTCGGATCGACAAGGTCGTGGCGGCGCGGCCGTCCGGGCTGGTCGAAGGGTGCCGTGCTCCGGAGGGCTTCGTCGCGCAGCCGTTGAACCGCGATCCGGCGTCGCGCTGCGAGAAGCTGTTCCCGTCCGCGTCGTTCCCGCGTGAGGTGGCCGGAGCGGGGGTGGCGGCGGACGTGATCAAGTGCAAGCTGCGGGAGCCGGTACGGTCGGAATACCCGGGGTTCACCGACGCGCAGTGGAGCCAGTTGCGGACGATCTTCCCAGGCGGCGTGTGCGACTGGTCGAAGCCGGGGATCGGGCAGCAGCCGTTGGCCGGGACGTGGATCAGCTTCCCAAGCTGA